The Solea senegalensis isolate Sse05_10M linkage group LG4, IFAPA_SoseM_1, whole genome shotgun sequence genome includes a region encoding these proteins:
- the ilrun gene encoding protein ILRUN: MEGTDMDVDAELMQKFSCMGTTDKDVLISEFQRLLGFQLNPAGCAFFLDMTNWNLQAAIGAYYDFESPIVNTPSMSFVEDVTIGEGESVPPDTPFTKTWRIQNTGAEAWPPGVCLKYIGGDQFGHVNTVMVKSLDPQEISDVSVQMRSPTNPGMYQGQWRMCTATGLFYGDVIWVILSVEVGGLLGVTQQLSSFETEFNTQPQRNVQGDFNPFASPQKNKHDATDNSFREPGGAWERTQEPIQQDENGLSHNAVNRASNGLQTNLSVVTYGQGIHGPYPFDQS, translated from the exons ATGGAGGGCACAGACATGGACGTGGACGCGGAGCTCATGCAGAAGTTCAGCTGCATGGGCACCACGGACAAGGACGTCCTCATTTCGGAGTTTCAGAGACTGCTGGGCTTCCAGCTCAACCCCGCTGGCTGCGCCTTTTTCCTGGACATGACAAACTG GAACCTTCAGGCTGCTATTGGTGCATATTATGACTTTGAAAGTCCCATTGTCAATACACCGTCCATGTCTTTTGTTGAAGATGTGACAATTGGGGAAGGAGAGTCTGTCCCTCCAGATACACCATTCACAAAGACTTGGAGGATACAGAACACGG GTGCAGAGGCGTGGCCACCTGGGGTTTGTCTTAAATACATTGGTGGTGATCAATTTGGGCATGTAAATACAGTTATGGTGAAGTCCCTAGACCCACAGGAAATATCAGATGTTAGTGTACAGATGCGAAGTCCCACAAATCCTGGCATGTACCAGGGTCAGTGGAGGATGTGTACAGCCACTGGGTTATTCTATGGAG ATGTAATCTGGGTGATTCTTAGTGTAGAAGTTGGCGGTCTTCTCGGCGTGACCCAACAGCTGTCGTCCTTCGAGACAGAATTCAACACTCAACCCCAACGCAACGTGCAAGGAGACTTCAACCCCTTCGCTTCGCCGCAGAAGAACAAGCATGATGCCACTGACAACAGCTTCAGAGAGCCAGGTGGTGCCTGGGAACGTACACAAGAGCCAATCCAGCAAGATGAAAATGGACTGTCTCATAATGCTGTAAATAGGGCCTCAAATGGACTCCAAACCAATCTTTCTGTTGTGACTTATGGTCAG GGCATTCATGGACCCTATCCATTTGACCAGAGCTAG
- the snrpc gene encoding U1 small nuclear ribonucleoprotein C, which produces MPKFYCDYCDTYLTHDSPSVRKTHCSGRKHKENVKDYYQKWMEEQAQSLIDKTTAAFQQGKIPPTPFPGGPPPGGPPRPGMLPTPPMGGPPMMPMMGPPPHGMMPGGPGGMRPPMGGPMQMMPGPPHMMRHPRPMMMPVRPGMMRPDR; this is translated from the exons ATGCCGAA GTTTTATTGTGATTACTGTGACACCTATCTTACACATGACTCG CCATCGGTGAGGAAAACCCACTGCAGTGGCcgcaaacacaaagaaaatgtcaaagacTACTACCAGAAATGGATGGAGGAACAGGCTCAGAGTCTGATCGATAAAACAA CGGCTGCTTTTCAACAAGGAAAGATCCCTCCCACACCATTCCCTGGTGGTCCTCCTCCAG GTGGTCCTCCTCGCCCAGGCATGCTACCAACACCCCCGATGGGAGGTCCTCCAATGATGCCCATGATGGGACCTCCACCACATGGGATGATGCCCGGTGGACCAG GAGGCATGAGGCCACCGATGGGAGGACCCATGCAGATGATGCCAGGACCACCACACATGATGCGTCACCCTCGACCGATGATGATGCCAGTCAGACCAGGCATGATGCGCCCAGACAGATAA